Proteins co-encoded in one Malus domestica chromosome 09, GDT2T_hap1 genomic window:
- the LOC103443212 gene encoding HVA22-like protein f translates to MGVLGAIAKNLDTIIGPGLLLLYPLYASMRAIESPSALDDQQWLTYWVIYSFITLFELSCWKVLAWIPIWPYTKLLFCIWLVLPIFNGAAYIYENVVRKYVKLGMDMTSSNYTAGQKKVLQMMSLDARKSVERFISQHGEDAFERVVKAAEKEARRY, encoded by the exons ATGGGTGTTCTTGGAGCCATTGCTAAAAATTTGGATACAATAATCGG GCCAGGCCTTCTGCTTCTTTATCCATT GTATGCATCAATGAGAGCAATCGAGAGCCCTTCAGCACTCGACGATCAGCAGTGGCTAACATATTGGGTTATATACTCTTTCATAACCTTATTCGAACTATCCTGCTGGAAAGTCCTAGCTTG GATTCCAATATGGCCGTATACGAAGCTGTTATTTTGCATTTGGTTGGTGTTGCCAATTTTCAATGGGGCAGCCTATATTTATGAGAACGTTGTGAGGAAGTATGtgaagcttggaatggatatgaCGAGCTCAAACTATACAGCGGGTCAGAAGAAGGTCCTGCAAATGATGAGCCTCGACGCAAGGAAGTCCGTCGAACGCTTCATCAGTCAACATGGAGAAGATGCTTTCGAAAGAGTCGTCAAAGCG GCTGAAAAAGAAGCTAGGAGGTACTGA
- the LOC139187772 gene encoding secreted RxLR effector protein 161-like, which yields MVVRTLDAKRDPFRPNEDEEEILEPEVPYLSVIGALLYLAQCTRPDISFVVNLLARYINAPTRRHWNGVKDIFHYLKGITDLSLFYTYESPSNAAPYSSRIDSRLVGYADARYLSNPHRSHSQTGYVFTVGDTTISWRSTKQTLVVTLFNLAEILTLHEASHNAACIEQLKKGYIKGDNTKHIAPKFFYLHQHQQHQNIEVKKIRSQDNLADLFTKSLPKSTFQKLIQEIGMRKLSELNRL from the exons ATGGTCGttcggactctagatgctaaacgagatcccttccgtccaaatgaggatgaggaagagattttggaacccgaagttccttaCTTAAGTGtaattggggctttattgtacttggctcagtgcactagacctgacatctcATTCGTTGTGAATCTATTGGCTAGATACATTAATGCGCCCACACGCagacactggaatggtgttaaagacattttccactacctcaagggtattacGGATTTGAGCTTGTTCTATACCTACGAATCTCCAAGTAATGCCGCCCCCTATAGCTCTCggattgattctcgccttgttggttatgcagaTGCTAGATATCTGTCTAACCCACATAGATCacattctcaaacgggttatgtctttaccgttggagacaccactatatcttggaggtctaccaagcaaacgctagttgtgACTTTGTTTAACCTTGCTGAGATTCTCACCCTACATGAAGCATCGC acaatgcagcatgtatcgagcagctgaaaaagggatacatcaagggagacaacaccaagcacatagcgccAAAGTTCTTTTACTTACACCAGCATCAgcagcatcagaacattgaagtcaagaaAATCCGTTCCCAGGAtaacctggccgatctcttcacTAAGTCATTGCCTAAGTCTACATTTCAGAAGCTCATCCAAGAaatcggtatgcgtaaattatctgagttgaatcgcttgtag